The stretch of DNA CTTTCATTATAATTTAGCGCCTCCAACATTAACGCTCCATGCCGGGCATTTCAAACAATGTTTAGCCCTGAATCACTGCTTCTCAAACGTTAAAACATTGCCTGACAATTATTTCTTGCCGCCAGTCAGCGGCTCGGCCTCGTCGATCAGCATGATGGGAATATCATCCTTGATGTTGTAGCCCAGCTTGCAGCTCCAGCAAAGCAGTTTTTGTTCCTTGGGCCGGTATTCCAGCTCGCCCTTGCATTTGGGACAGGCCAATATT from candidate division TA06 bacterium encodes:
- a CDS encoding Trm112 family protein, whose protein sequence is MLDPKLLEILACPKCKGELEYRPKEQKLLCWSCKLGYNIKDDIPIMLIDEAEPLTGGKK